In the genome of Desulfofarcimen acetoxidans DSM 771, one region contains:
- a CDS encoding energy-coupling factor ABC transporter ATP-binding protein → MKEYILEAKGVEFRYPDGTGALNGINIAVEKGKKVAVLGSNGAGKSTLFLHFNGILKPHKGNILFNGQPVCYKHKQLTELRKNVGIVFQDPDTQLFSASVWQEISFGPINLGLPKEQVIQRVNAAMEATGITGLKDRPTHFLSYGQKKRVSIADILSMEPQVIIFDEPTAWLDPKLSLQVMEIFDLLNQQGKTVVLSTHDVDLAYTWADHIIVMEQGQVVGEGPPEVIFLKEDLVCNTGLERPFIVDMYLELKKSGYILSNKPLPRTKEALFALLAAQKTAAV, encoded by the coding sequence TTGAAAGAATACATTTTGGAAGCCAAAGGGGTTGAGTTTAGATATCCGGATGGCACCGGTGCTTTGAACGGGATTAATATAGCTGTTGAGAAGGGTAAAAAAGTGGCTGTTTTAGGTTCCAATGGGGCGGGTAAATCCACTCTTTTTCTTCACTTTAACGGTATATTAAAGCCGCACAAGGGCAATATTTTGTTTAACGGTCAGCCGGTTTGCTATAAGCACAAGCAGTTAACCGAATTGCGTAAGAATGTTGGAATAGTTTTTCAGGATCCGGACACTCAGTTGTTTTCTGCCAGTGTTTGGCAAGAGATATCTTTTGGGCCGATTAATTTAGGATTGCCAAAAGAGCAAGTAATTCAAAGGGTTAATGCGGCAATGGAGGCAACCGGAATTACGGGTTTAAAAGACAGGCCAACGCATTTTTTGAGCTATGGACAAAAAAAGCGTGTATCCATAGCAGATATCCTTTCGATGGAACCGCAAGTGATAATTTTTGATGAACCTACAGCCTGGTTGGACCCCAAGCTATCTTTACAGGTTATGGAGATATTTGATTTATTGAACCAGCAAGGTAAAACTGTTGTACTGTCTACACATGATGTGGATTTAGCCTATACCTGGGCCGATCACATTATTGTTATGGAGCAAGGTCAAGTCGTTGGGGAAGGACCTCCCGAAGTGATTTTTTTAAAAGAAGATCTTGTTTGCAATACGGGATTGGAGAGACCTTTTATCGTTGATATGTATTTGGAACTGAAGAAAAGCGGGTATATTTTGTCGAATAAGCCGTTGCCACGCACAAAAGAGGCCTTGTTTGCTTTGCTTGCCGCACAAAAAACTGCGGCAGTATAA